The DNA region CCGAGCTTGATTTTAATGAGCTTTTAAAAGCACATCAAAAAAGTGGAGCTTTGATGAGCGTTTGCGTGAGGGAATTTCATCATCAAGTGCCTTATGGGGTGATTAAGCAAAAAAATGGCTTTATCACACACATCGAGGAAAAGCCTATGCAAAGCTTTTTAGTTAGTGCGGGTATTTATGTGTGTGAGCCGCAAATTTTAGAGCTTTTGGAAAAAAATGCTTACCTTGATATGCCAGAGCTTATCCAAAAGGTAATGCAAAAAGGCAAGGTGAATACCTTTTTAATCGAGGATTATTGGATTGATATAGGTAGGCTTGAGGAATTTAAAAGGGCAAATGATGAAATCAAAGAGTAAAGCCCTCATCATAGGTTTTGGAAGCATAGGCAAAAAGCATTTTTTAGCCCTTAAAACGCTTGGTTTTGAAGTAAGTGTCGTGTCAAAAAGTGCTAATGAAAGCTTATTTAAGGAGTTTGGAGAATTTGAAATTTATCGCTCTTTAAAGGGACTTGATTTAAGTGAATTTGAGCTTTTTATCATAGCAAATATTACCACTAAGCATTACAAAACTCTTCAATTTTTAGATAAAAGGCTGAAAAATAAAAGCATTTTAGTAGAAAAACCGCTTTTTGAGAAAAATTACTCCTTTAAAGAAAGTGGGAAAAACTGCATTTTTGTGGCTTATTTGTTGCGTTTTCATAGTGTGGTGGAGAAATTAAGAGAGCTTTTAAAAGATGAAAAGCCTTATTTTGCGAGTTTAGAGTGCGATTCTTACTTGCCTAAGTGGCGAAGTGTGGATTATAGGCAAAATTATAGTGCGAAAAAAAAGCTTGGTGGGGGCGTTTTGCTTGATCTTTCTCACGAGCTTGACTTGGCTTTATTTTTGTTTAAAGACTTAAGGCTTAAATTTTCTCAAAATGCCAAAATAAGTGAGCTTGAGATAAAAAGCGATGATTTTGCCTTTTTAGCCTTAG from Campylobacter upsaliensis includes:
- a CDS encoding Gfo/Idh/MocA family protein — encoded protein: MMKSKSKALIIGFGSIGKKHFLALKTLGFEVSVVSKSANESLFKEFGEFEIYRSLKGLDLSEFELFIIANITTKHYKTLQFLDKRLKNKSILVEKPLFEKNYSFKESGKNCIFVAYLLRFHSVVEKLRELLKDEKPYFASLECDSYLPKWRSVDYRQNYSAKKKLGGGVLLDLSHELDLALFLFKDLRLKFSQNAKISELEIKSDDFAFLALEKKGLKVHIRLNYFSKFEKRQIIIHTRTQSLSVDLREAKISIFKENESEILNYESDTISLLARLQEAVLRKDENLCTLKVAKRLLKLCDKARK